The Cylindrospermopsis curvispora GIHE-G1 genome contains a region encoding:
- a CDS encoding TrmH family RNA methyltransferase, whose translation MLTSLQNPLVKQIRKLHSPKERHKQQLFVLEGTHLIAEACSVNYPLETVCYTMDWQNSHSELWQSVCNVCHRVEIVSQEVLAAMATTVQPDGVVAMVKRCEDHPIPMTGLALALETIQDPGNLGTIIRTAAAVDASGLWLSNDSVDLDHPKVLRASAGQWFRLKKHTTHNLKDTVQDCQKGGMQVVATLPTAELTYWQVDWSLPSLILLGNEGAGLSDDLATMANIQVKIPLSPQVESLNVAICAALILYEAQRQKTCGQNTN comes from the coding sequence GTGCTGACCAGTTTACAAAATCCTCTAGTTAAGCAAATCCGTAAGTTACACTCCCCTAAGGAGAGACATAAACAACAGTTGTTTGTGTTGGAGGGAACCCATTTAATTGCAGAGGCTTGTAGTGTAAATTACCCATTGGAAACAGTTTGTTACACTATGGATTGGCAAAATTCCCATTCGGAATTGTGGCAAAGTGTTTGTAATGTTTGTCACCGTGTGGAGATCGTCAGCCAAGAGGTTTTAGCAGCTATGGCCACCACGGTCCAACCGGATGGTGTGGTGGCCATGGTCAAACGTTGTGAGGATCACCCCATTCCCATGACGGGGTTGGCTCTAGCTCTGGAAACTATTCAGGATCCGGGTAATTTGGGAACTATCATCCGTACTGCTGCTGCTGTGGATGCTTCCGGTTTATGGTTAAGTAATGATAGCGTGGATTTAGACCATCCTAAGGTTTTGCGGGCTTCTGCTGGCCAGTGGTTTCGCTTAAAAAAGCATACCACTCACAACCTAAAGGACACTGTACAAGATTGTCAAAAAGGGGGTATGCAAGTGGTTGCTACCCTACCAACAGCTGAGTTAACCTATTGGCAAGTGGACTGGTCTTTACCCAGTCTCATTTTACTGGGCAATGAAGGTGCTGGTTTATCAGATGACTTGGCAACAATGGCAAATATACAAGTTAAAATACCTCTTAGCCCTCAAGTTGAATCCTTAAATGTAGCTATATGTGCTGCTTTAATACTATATGAGGCGCAGCGACAAAAAACCTGTGGACAAAATACAAATTAG
- a CDS encoding thermonuclease family protein yields MSQFLIKTFTSLSTLVVFTVISGCNMSLFEDTDIKDVVEKVSDGDTLILRDGGGEKHKVRLGCIDAPEIPHSHKQKRSKKRRDMNQFNWGVKAKNRLAQLIKNSGSRVKINVVDQDEYGRKVIELRLRDDTLVQEVLLIEGLAKVHPEYMKLCSSKDIMLQAQTQAQRQKIGIWGDDQFIDPWEYRKL; encoded by the coding sequence ATGAGTCAGTTCTTGATTAAGACTTTTACTAGTCTCAGTACGTTGGTAGTGTTTACAGTAATATCAGGTTGTAATATGTCCTTATTTGAGGATACAGATATTAAGGACGTTGTAGAGAAAGTAAGTGATGGGGACACATTGATATTAAGAGATGGTGGTGGAGAAAAACACAAAGTACGACTGGGTTGTATAGATGCACCAGAGATACCCCATTCCCATAAGCAAAAGAGGAGTAAAAAAAGGCGGGATATGAATCAGTTTAATTGGGGGGTAAAGGCAAAAAATCGTCTGGCACAATTGATTAAAAATTCAGGGAGTAGGGTGAAAATAAATGTTGTTGACCAGGACGAATATGGTAGAAAAGTTATAGAATTGCGGTTGAGAGATGATACTTTAGTGCAAGAAGTTTTATTAATAGAAGGCTTGGCAAAAGTCCATCCGGAATACATGAAACTATGTAGTAGTAAAGATATTATGTTGCAGGCGCAAACCCAGGCCCAAAGGCAAAAAATAGGAATTTGGGGTGATGATCAATTTATTGATCCCTGGGAATACCGCAAACTATAG
- a CDS encoding ATP-dependent Clp protease ATP-binding subunit: protein MFEHFTSEAIRVIMLAQEEARRLGHNFVGTEQILLGLIGEGTGVAAKVLTDLGVTLKDARREVEKIIGRGSGFVPPEIPFTPKVKSLFEQSFREAHGLGHNYINTEHLLLGLTDAGEGVAAKVLKSLGIELQTVRSRVMSILGEDNRVVAGRQDNPRRNQNLSIEEFGRNLTKLAQQGRLDPVVGRQREIERTVQILGRRTKNNPVLIGEPGVGKTAIAEGLAQRIVNQDVPEILLNKQVISLDMGLLVAGTRFRGDFEERLKKVMEEIRSVGNIILVIDEIHTIVGAGGTEGGLDAANILKPALARGELQCIGATTLDEYRKYIERDAALERRFQPILVGEPSVAETIEILRGLRSAYEQHHKVTISDDAVTAAAELSDRYISDRFLPDKAIDLIDEAGSRVRLRHSRIIDNKELKQQLKNTSQEKAEAVRVQDFGKASKLRQEELDLQTQLAMAQNLPKIAIPQVEEEDIAEIVSSWTGVPVNKLTESESELLLHLEDTLHKRLIGQEQAVTAVSRSLRRARVGLKSPNRPIASFIFSGPTGVGKTELAKALATYFFGAEDSMIRLDMSEYMESHNVSKLIGSPPGYVGYDEGGQLTEAVRRKPYTLLLFDEIEKAHPDVFNMLLQILDDGHLTDAKGRKVDFKNTLIILTSNIGSKVIEKGGMSLGFEFDNQANASYNRIRNLVNEELKSYFRPEFLNRVDEIIVFSQLNKDEVKEISQIMLEEVAKRLQEKGIKLEVTEAFKDLVVTEGYDPSYGARPLRRAIMRLLEDSLAEAMLSGEIREGDQAIVDVDDDGLVKVKKAETRDLVLVSAPA, encoded by the coding sequence ATGTTTGAACACTTCACATCCGAAGCCATTAGGGTAATTATGTTAGCGCAGGAGGAGGCACGCCGCCTGGGTCATAACTTTGTCGGCACAGAACAAATTCTCCTGGGTTTAATAGGGGAAGGAACAGGCGTTGCGGCGAAGGTTCTGACAGATTTGGGTGTCACCCTCAAGGATGCGCGTCGGGAAGTTGAAAAAATTATCGGTAGGGGTTCTGGTTTCGTCCCACCGGAAATCCCTTTTACACCGAAAGTCAAGAGTCTATTTGAGCAGTCTTTTAGAGAGGCTCACGGTCTTGGTCACAACTACATAAACACAGAACACTTATTGTTAGGATTAACTGATGCGGGAGAAGGGGTTGCAGCCAAGGTGTTAAAGAGTCTTGGAATTGAATTGCAAACAGTCCGCAGTAGAGTGATGAGTATATTGGGTGAAGATAATAGAGTGGTTGCTGGTCGTCAAGACAACCCCAGACGCAACCAGAATCTTAGTATAGAAGAATTTGGACGTAACCTCACCAAGTTGGCCCAACAGGGGAGGTTAGATCCAGTAGTGGGTCGACAAAGGGAGATTGAACGCACGGTACAAATATTGGGTCGTCGCACCAAGAACAATCCTGTGTTAATTGGTGAACCCGGGGTAGGGAAAACCGCAATTGCCGAGGGTTTAGCTCAACGGATTGTGAACCAGGATGTTCCTGAAATATTGCTGAATAAGCAGGTGATTAGTCTGGATATGGGCTTACTGGTTGCGGGAACACGCTTCCGGGGAGACTTTGAAGAGCGTCTGAAAAAGGTCATGGAGGAGATTCGCTCCGTCGGCAATATTATCTTGGTGATTGATGAAATTCACACTATCGTGGGTGCTGGCGGTACGGAAGGAGGTTTGGATGCGGCCAACATACTCAAACCCGCCCTGGCCAGGGGTGAACTACAATGTATCGGTGCCACCACTTTGGATGAATATCGGAAGTATATTGAGCGGGATGCAGCTTTAGAAAGGCGTTTTCAACCAATTTTGGTAGGGGAACCATCAGTAGCAGAAACCATAGAAATTCTTCGAGGTCTGCGCAGTGCTTACGAGCAACATCACAAAGTAACTATTTCCGATGATGCCGTTACTGCTGCCGCTGAGTTATCAGATAGGTACATCAGCGATCGCTTTCTGCCTGATAAAGCCATAGACCTAATAGACGAAGCTGGTTCTCGGGTAAGGTTAAGGCACTCCCGAATCATTGATAACAAAGAGCTGAAACAACAACTGAAAAATACCAGCCAGGAGAAGGCGGAAGCGGTAAGAGTTCAAGACTTTGGCAAAGCTAGTAAACTGCGTCAGGAAGAGCTAGATTTACAAACCCAACTAGCGATGGCGCAAAATTTGCCCAAGATTGCCATTCCCCAGGTAGAAGAAGAGGATATTGCTGAAATAGTGTCCTCCTGGACGGGAGTACCTGTGAATAAACTAACCGAATCTGAATCTGAGTTGTTGTTGCATCTAGAAGATACCCTGCATAAAAGACTAATTGGACAGGAACAAGCGGTCACGGCAGTTTCCCGTTCTCTTCGTCGCGCCCGCGTGGGCTTAAAAAGTCCTAATCGTCCTATAGCTAGTTTTATCTTCAGTGGGCCTACAGGGGTAGGGAAAACTGAACTGGCCAAGGCTTTAGCAACCTACTTCTTCGGTGCAGAAGATTCCATGATTCGTTTAGATATGTCCGAATACATGGAAAGCCATAATGTTTCCAAACTGATTGGTTCACCTCCAGGTTACGTAGGCTACGATGAGGGTGGACAACTGACGGAGGCAGTAAGGCGTAAACCCTACACATTGCTGCTGTTCGACGAAATTGAGAAAGCACATCCCGATGTGTTCAATATGTTGCTGCAAATCCTAGATGACGGTCATCTTACGGATGCTAAAGGTAGGAAAGTGGACTTCAAGAACACCCTAATTATCTTGACATCCAACATTGGGTCCAAGGTAATTGAAAAGGGTGGTATGAGTTTAGGTTTTGAATTTGATAATCAGGCCAACGCTAGTTACAATCGCATTCGCAATCTAGTCAACGAAGAACTTAAGTCCTATTTCCGTCCTGAATTTCTCAATCGAGTAGATGAGATTATCGTCTTCAGTCAGTTGAATAAAGACGAGGTCAAAGAAATTTCCCAGATCATGCTTGAGGAAGTTGCTAAGCGTCTCCAAGAGAAAGGGATTAAGTTAGAAGTGACAGAAGCATTTAAAGACCTAGTAGTTACGGAAGGCTATGATCCCAGTTATGGTGCTAGACCATTACGTCGGGCCATAATGAGACTATTAGAGGATTCCTTAGCGGAGGCCATGTTGTCCGGTGAAATTAGAGAAGGTGACCAGGCCATTGTGGATGTTGATGACGATGGTTTGGTGAAGGTGAAGAAAGCAGAAACCCGTGACTTGGTACTAGTTAGTGCTCCTGCTTAG
- a CDS encoding dolichyl-phosphate-mannose--protein mannosyltransferase, translated as MTKRTFRLSILAIFIFAVGLRFWGLARFNTLVFDEVYFAQFGNNYLTRTPFFNAHPPLSQYIIGLGIWIGSHIPFWQNSLNSLTGSLLSSWSYRWANALIGSLIPVIAIFLSYQLSYRRGFALLAGLFTALDGLFLVESRYALSNIYIVLFGLLGQWFLLLALEKRPRQKWAKLIKLLVAGICFGASLATKWNGLWFLLGVYGMWIVSWIIRWLQPRENSPNQESRMKNEQDMVRIPLAKITQINIWEMGFFLGIIPLITYSLIWIPHLQLDRRYGFIEVHQQILNFHLHLGGNDSSVHPYCAPWYKWPLMTRPMAYFYQKSQSFQDPLPVFGPPLPAASGKVIYDVHAMGNPLLWWFGITAIILLLQIVFIGIVLPSIQQKRLFIPRNISVDTWIGLYVVINYAANLFPWVRVSRCVFIYHYMSALVFVFLALAWFVDCCLRSSYKSMCILGWTVTGSTIAAFIFWLPIYLGLPLSSADYWLRMWFRSWI; from the coding sequence ATGACCAAAAGAACATTTCGTCTCAGTATACTAGCAATATTTATATTCGCCGTCGGTTTACGGTTTTGGGGATTGGCTAGATTTAATACCTTGGTGTTTGATGAGGTTTACTTTGCACAATTTGGCAATAACTATTTAACAAGAACGCCATTTTTTAATGCTCATCCTCCCCTGAGTCAGTACATAATTGGTCTAGGAATTTGGATAGGTAGTCATATTCCCTTCTGGCAAAATAGTCTTAATAGTTTGACGGGTTCCCTATTATCTTCTTGGAGTTATCGTTGGGCAAACGCGTTAATAGGTTCTTTGATTCCGGTGATAGCTATTTTTTTGAGTTATCAGTTAAGTTATCGTCGTGGTTTTGCACTATTAGCAGGTTTATTTACAGCTTTAGATGGTTTATTTTTAGTAGAATCTCGTTATGCTTTGAGTAATATATATATAGTATTATTTGGCTTACTCGGGCAATGGTTTTTATTGTTGGCATTAGAAAAAAGACCTAGGCAAAAGTGGGCAAAATTAATAAAATTACTAGTAGCAGGAATTTGCTTTGGTGCTTCCTTAGCCACAAAATGGAATGGATTGTGGTTTCTACTAGGTGTTTATGGAATGTGGATAGTGAGCTGGATAATTAGGTGGTTACAACCTCGGGAAAATTCACCAAACCAAGAATCAAGGATGAAAAATGAGCAAGATATGGTGAGAATTCCCTTGGCAAAAATTACCCAGATAAATATTTGGGAGATGGGATTTTTTTTGGGAATTATTCCCCTGATTACATATAGTCTGATTTGGATTCCCCACCTCCAACTTGATCGTCGTTATGGATTTATAGAAGTTCATCAACAAATTTTGAACTTTCATCTTCATTTAGGGGGTAATGATTCCAGTGTTCATCCTTACTGTGCTCCATGGTATAAGTGGCCATTAATGACTCGACCCATGGCTTATTTTTATCAGAAAAGCCAAAGTTTTCAGGATCCCCTACCTGTGTTTGGACCACCCTTACCAGCTGCATCTGGCAAAGTAATTTATGATGTTCACGCCATGGGTAATCCTCTTTTGTGGTGGTTTGGAATTACTGCAATTATATTGTTGTTACAAATTGTATTTATTGGCATTGTTCTTCCATCAATTCAACAAAAACGATTATTTATCCCCAGGAATATCAGTGTGGATACTTGGATTGGTTTATATGTAGTTATTAATTATGCTGCTAATTTATTCCCTTGGGTGAGGGTGAGTCGCTGTGTATTTATTTATCACTATATGAGTGCTTTAGTATTTGTATTTTTGGCTCTAGCTTGGTTTGTGGATTGTTGTTTACGCAGTAGTTATAAGTCAATGTGTATTTTAGGTTGGACTGTTACTGGTTCCACAATAGCTGCTTTTATTTTTTGGTTACCAATTTATTTAGGGTTACCACTTTCATCAGCAGATTATTGGCTACGTATGTGGTTTAGGAGTTGGATTTAG
- a CDS encoding ABC transporter ATP-binding protein has product MTNNQLPKYESLVKSSGNLSDQPLIELRGVSKSFGRTRVLDGVDLQIYRGEALGIIGPSGTGKSTILRIIAGLLEPDAGEIYIQGKKRNGLIEDNKDPIGIGMVFQQAALFDSLNVDENVGFLLYQKSKLVPARIRNLVNEKLEMVGLSAEIANLYPSELSGGMRKRVSFARAIMSNPDYPRDTPEVLLYDEPTAGLDPIASTVIEDLIRNLQHTQGVCSTYCIVTHQDSTIRRTADKLIFLYQGKVQWQGRIGEIDYTNNQLIRQFMSGSIHGPIQVIG; this is encoded by the coding sequence ATGACTAACAACCAATTACCCAAGTACGAATCATTAGTGAAATCATCCGGTAACTTGTCAGACCAACCGTTGATTGAACTGAGAGGTGTTTCTAAATCATTTGGAAGAACCAGGGTTTTAGACGGTGTGGATTTACAAATTTACAGAGGAGAAGCACTGGGAATTATTGGACCATCGGGAACGGGAAAATCAACTATACTAAGAATTATAGCAGGTTTATTAGAACCCGATGCGGGAGAAATTTATATTCAGGGAAAAAAACGCAATGGTTTAATTGAAGATAATAAAGACCCCATTGGTATTGGTATGGTATTTCAACAGGCGGCCTTATTTGATTCCCTAAATGTAGATGAAAATGTGGGATTCCTATTATATCAAAAATCAAAACTAGTCCCAGCTCGAATTCGCAACCTAGTTAACGAAAAATTAGAAATGGTGGGGTTATCAGCTGAAATCGCCAATCTTTACCCATCAGAACTTTCTGGTGGGATGCGAAAAAGGGTGAGTTTTGCCCGTGCCATTATGTCCAATCCTGATTATCCTCGAGATACCCCGGAAGTTCTACTATATGATGAACCTACTGCTGGGCTTGACCCAATAGCCTCCACTGTTATAGAAGACCTGATTCGTAACTTGCAACATACACAGGGGGTTTGCAGCACCTACTGCATTGTCACTCACCAGGATAGCACGATCAGACGCACAGCAGACAAGTTAATATTTCTTTACCAAGGGAAAGTACAATGGCAAGGTAGGATAGGTGAAATAGATTACACTAATAACCAGTTAATCAGACAATTTATGAGTGGTAGCATCCATGGACCAATTCAAGTGATTGGTTAA
- a CDS encoding MlaD family protein, with translation MSGFKTTRTFREGAVGLLLLLGLGAFGIIFLWLNRATPGRSSYQVIVEFADAGGMQKGDPVRYRGVKVGSIAKITTKPNAVEVELEINDPNLLIPADSRIEANQSGLISESVVDITPLGDVTLDPNTAKPLDKDCNPGLIICHQSGKLRGQIGTSVDRLIRQSSDFADRYGNQQFYDNVNRLLITSTDAAASIAKLSRELQVASRSFQGEVGKFSDTAVTIQRATNELTATTKQTAAQINTTAGDFSTTAKQAGKLINNLDDLLTTNRSALVSTLNNINETSNQLRQTVNALSPAVTRLTQGDILKNLEILSANAAEASISLKDASKTLADPKNIVLLQQTLDAARVTFENTQKITSDLDELTGDPKFRQNLLQLVNGLNKLLSSTGDMQEQTKVALTLDSIKLSINQSSSQSESETTSDLGVSNHGVKAEKLEKQENRLVPSVPATPSPVTEITPIPELLPEPVLPSSQEP, from the coding sequence ATGAGTGGATTCAAGACTACAAGGACTTTTAGGGAAGGTGCGGTAGGATTATTGCTCCTACTTGGTTTGGGAGCATTTGGTATTATTTTTTTATGGTTAAATAGAGCCACTCCAGGACGTAGTTCCTATCAGGTGATAGTGGAATTTGCTGATGCTGGAGGTATGCAAAAGGGGGATCCTGTGCGCTATCGAGGCGTGAAAGTAGGTAGTATTGCCAAGATAACAACTAAACCCAATGCGGTGGAGGTTGAGCTGGAAATCAATGACCCTAATTTGCTAATCCCCGCCGATTCCAGAATAGAAGCTAATCAAAGTGGTTTAATCAGTGAAAGTGTTGTTGATATTACTCCCCTAGGCGATGTTACCTTGGATCCTAACACTGCTAAACCCCTGGATAAGGATTGTAATCCCGGTTTGATAATCTGTCATCAGTCCGGTAAGTTAAGAGGTCAAATTGGCACTAGTGTTGATAGACTGATTAGACAGTCGTCGGATTTTGCTGATAGATATGGAAATCAGCAGTTTTACGATAATGTTAATCGTTTGTTAATTACTTCCACAGATGCAGCGGCTAGTATAGCTAAGCTAAGTCGAGAATTACAAGTTGCCAGCAGAAGTTTTCAGGGAGAAGTGGGAAAATTTTCCGATACTGCTGTGACTATTCAACGTGCAACTAATGAACTCACTGCTACTACTAAACAAACAGCAGCACAGATAAATACAACCGCCGGTGATTTTAGTACCACAGCAAAGCAAGCGGGTAAACTAATTAATAATCTCGATGATTTGTTGACTACAAATCGTTCAGCATTAGTTAGTACTTTGAATAATATTAACGAAACAAGTAATCAATTGAGGCAAACGGTTAATGCGCTATCACCAGCCGTAACCAGATTAACCCAAGGAGATATACTCAAGAACCTGGAGATTCTCTCAGCTAATGCAGCAGAAGCTTCCATAAGTCTAAAAGATGCCAGTAAGACTTTAGCAGATCCTAAAAACATAGTTTTGTTGCAGCAGACACTGGATGCGGCAAGGGTCACTTTTGAAAATACTCAAAAAATCACATCTGATTTAGATGAGTTAACGGGAGATCCTAAATTCCGGCAAAATTTGTTGCAACTGGTTAATGGGTTGAATAAGTTGCTGTCTTCCACCGGGGATATGCAGGAACAAACAAAAGTGGCCTTGACTTTGGACTCGATTAAACTATCAATCAATCAAAGTTCTAGTCAGTCTGAGTCAGAAACGACCTCTGATTTAGGAGTTAGCAATCATGGAGTAAAAGCAGAAAAGTTGGAAAAACAAGAGAATCGATTGGTTCCTTCCGTTCCTGCAACTCCCAGTCCAGTGACAGAAATTACCCCTATACCCGAGTTATTACCAGAGCCAGTTTTGCCATCCTCCCAGGAACCCTAG
- a CDS encoding DUF3288 family protein, producing the protein MTNTSPSKEQNHPRYDRDRLTINSLLSEEKTDYNLAELARLKIRYQGFPGARDLQNDLDRILQLWGLTTEELFVKTRAIHHVGGIYKSHAKREEEDWN; encoded by the coding sequence ATGACAAATACTTCTCCCTCCAAAGAACAAAATCACCCCCGCTATGACCGCGATCGCCTGACTATTAATAGTCTACTCTCTGAGGAGAAAACAGATTACAATTTAGCCGAACTGGCTCGACTAAAAATCAGATATCAGGGTTTTCCAGGAGCTCGAGACCTACAAAATGATTTAGACCGAATTTTGCAACTCTGGGGTTTAACTACGGAAGAACTCTTTGTCAAAACACGAGCCATTCACCATGTAGGCGGGATTTACAAAAGTCATGCTAAAAGAGAGGAAGAAGATTGGAATTAG
- a CDS encoding tellurite resistance TerB family protein, with the protein MTKYDKIFNSSAFTTESLNSEEAVAAIAIISAAVDCTIEDIDTESLADILLEFQVFDGYSQEEILELVNRLVIIAQEEGLGSLFNTANTSLKSDTVLDAFAAGVVMLLEEESITIPKEKQSYIKQLQQALELQDIEAEEVIREVIAVIEDPQNIEDTQELKQPEIIVDELGQEIYQSPSNNFRVLVPVTSERGGKIVSQQGMVGFSDSGGAFIRIDYYPLTKEHLETMEEQGQETYLHSVLIERYLPQAILKHIPGAEIKYTEYLQDSLLQDTLSSYYYVLVDMPKGSSISQKENNGNPTRLDAYRGLLTFTNGNFLYIVSSQRTFFTGDLRGSILDEAEDMKQNILEFIETMDFGL; encoded by the coding sequence ATGACCAAGTATGATAAAATCTTTAATTCCTCAGCATTTACAACTGAATCCCTAAATTCAGAGGAAGCAGTAGCAGCTATAGCAATTATTAGTGCAGCTGTTGACTGTACTATAGAAGATATAGACACGGAAAGTTTAGCGGATATTTTACTAGAATTTCAGGTTTTTGATGGGTACTCTCAAGAGGAAATCTTAGAACTGGTCAATAGACTAGTAATTATTGCTCAGGAGGAAGGATTAGGTTCCCTATTTAATACTGCCAATACAAGTTTAAAAAGTGATACAGTCTTGGACGCGTTTGCTGCTGGTGTAGTAATGCTATTGGAAGAAGAGAGTATCACTATACCTAAAGAAAAACAGTCATATATTAAACAACTACAACAAGCCTTAGAATTGCAGGATATAGAAGCTGAGGAAGTTATTAGAGAGGTAATAGCAGTAATAGAAGATCCACAAAATATAGAAGATACACAAGAATTAAAACAACCAGAAATCATAGTAGATGAATTAGGACAGGAAATATACCAATCTCCTTCAAATAATTTCAGAGTTCTTGTACCTGTAACATCAGAACGAGGAGGGAAAATTGTTAGTCAACAGGGAATGGTTGGTTTCTCTGACAGTGGGGGAGCTTTCATCAGAATTGACTACTATCCCCTGACTAAAGAACATTTAGAAACTATGGAGGAGCAAGGACAAGAAACATATCTCCACTCTGTTTTAATTGAAAGATATTTACCTCAGGCTATTTTAAAACATATCCCGGGCGCAGAAATCAAATATACTGAGTACTTACAGGATAGCTTACTCCAAGATACTTTAAGTAGTTATTATTATGTACTAGTGGACATGCCTAAAGGTTCAAGCATTTCCCAAAAGGAAAACAATGGTAACCCAACAAGATTAGATGCATACCGTGGCTTATTGACATTCACCAATGGCAATTTTTTGTATATAGTTAGCAGTCAACGAACATTTTTTACTGGTGACCTTCGAGGTTCCATTCTAGATGAAGCTGAGGACATGAAGCAGAATATTTTAGAGTTTATTGAGACCATGGATTTTGGACTATAG